The following coding sequences lie in one Primulina huaijiensis isolate GDHJ02 chromosome 2, ASM1229523v2, whole genome shotgun sequence genomic window:
- the LOC140961075 gene encoding 2S seed storage albumin protein-like, translated as MAKNLALVAALLLAMVSLAAANTYTTTVSTTTIDDEDNQGRQQECQQQVQGRQFRSCQRYFQQGREGGRFDSVDGELLLALNRDKQSGSLKECCNELRNVNEECRCEAIRQVVKEQQQGGRGYQGEEIQEVYERARELPRRCQFTRPQQCQLNAVFV; from the coding sequence ATGGCGAAGAATCTTGCACTCGTGGCAGCTCTCCTTTTGGCTATGGTATCCCTGGCCGCGGCCAACACCTACACCACCACTGTCAGCACCACCACCATCGATGATGAAGACAACCAAGGGCGGCAGCAGGAGTGCCAACAGCAGGTGCAGGGCCGCCAGTTCCGCTCCTGCCAAAGGTACTTCCAACAAGGAAGGGAAGGCGGCCGATTCGACTCCGTAGATGGAGAACTCCTACTGGCCTTGAACCGCGACAAGCAGAGCGGATCCCTGAAGGAGTGCTGCAATGAACTCCGGAATGTGAACGAGGAGTGCCGCTGCGAGGCCATCAGGCAGGTGGTGAAGGAGCAACAGCAAGGGGGGCGCGGCTATCAAGGCGAGGAAATCCAAGAAGTGTACGAGAGAGCAAGAGAACTTCCCCGCAGGTGCCAGTTCACGCGCCCTCAG